In the genome of Leptospira koniambonensis, one region contains:
- a CDS encoding FecR family protein, with amino-acid sequence MDENFEHKIRKAIEGEKNEYSSSIDKLSDMLSKSWVSSPSNISFEEIYEKAQASKVISFKKPFLYTIASAAAILIGAFSFLILQNPKDAPVKNELGISVTKIIGKGYLFSSDSEKLLALNEGESVGSGQILKTEPGSKLFLNIAKGEGMVLEESTELEIMKEGKQSFRLRNGSILVHLHKNLKKDEFRIITETGLVEVRGTKFEVRESSKDGTIVSVLEGRVAAKSSNEPNRGEQVLEPGQKIRLESKGFQRTFLSSAEQKDLGFKFSELHVDEIARNSEKSFSNKDDLFNEYQRLERVILSNGESLEGVIVDMDENFMYLQTLEKEIKIQRDSVMEVIQLR; translated from the coding sequence ATGGACGAAAATTTCGAACATAAAATTAGGAAAGCGATTGAAGGTGAGAAGAACGAATATAGTTCTTCTATCGATAAATTGTCCGACATGCTTTCCAAATCTTGGGTTTCGTCTCCTTCAAATATTTCTTTCGAGGAAATTTACGAAAAGGCCCAAGCTTCTAAAGTTATCAGCTTTAAAAAACCGTTTTTATATACTATTGCGTCTGCTGCTGCGATCTTGATTGGAGCATTCAGTTTTCTTATTTTACAAAATCCTAAAGATGCCCCGGTCAAGAATGAACTCGGAATATCTGTGACTAAAATTATTGGAAAGGGATATTTGTTCTCTTCTGATTCCGAAAAACTTTTAGCATTAAACGAAGGCGAATCCGTAGGTTCCGGCCAGATCTTGAAAACCGAACCAGGATCTAAACTTTTCCTAAACATTGCAAAGGGAGAAGGTATGGTCTTGGAAGAATCTACAGAGCTTGAGATCATGAAAGAAGGAAAACAATCCTTCAGACTTCGTAATGGAAGCATTTTAGTCCATCTGCATAAGAACCTTAAAAAGGATGAATTCAGGATCATAACCGAAACAGGTTTGGTTGAAGTCAGAGGAACAAAATTTGAAGTTAGAGAAAGTTCGAAAGATGGAACTATAGTCTCCGTTTTAGAAGGAAGGGTCGCAGCTAAAAGTAGCAACGAACCGAATCGTGGAGAGCAAGTTTTGGAACCAGGCCAAAAGATCCGCTTAGAGTCAAAAGGATTCCAGAGAACTTTTCTATCTTCTGCAGAGCAAAAAGATTTAGGGTTTAAATTTTCAGAACTTCATGTAGATGAGATTGCTAGGAATTCCGAAAAATCTTTCTCCAATAAAGATGATCTATTTAACGAATACCAAAGATTGGAGAGGGTCATACTTTCCAATGGCGAGTCATTAGAAGGCGTAATCGTCGACATGGACGAAAATTTTATGTATTTGCAAACTCTTGAGAAGGAAATAAAAATCCAAAGAGATTCAGTTATGGAGGTGATTCAACTTCGTTAA
- a CDS encoding TIGR04454 family lipoprotein: protein MKNTFFSILTILIFAGLISCGGAKVSQAECDPVVNELISNLAVGQTPEQADKLKAMQGQISAHLLKECMTGKYDLTCLKSSKTLAALATCKK from the coding sequence ATGAAAAACACGTTTTTTTCGATCCTTACGATTCTAATTTTTGCAGGTCTTATTTCTTGCGGCGGAGCGAAAGTGAGCCAAGCAGAATGTGATCCAGTTGTAAACGAATTGATTTCCAACCTTGCTGTTGGTCAAACTCCAGAGCAAGCTGACAAACTGAAAGCTATGCAAGGTCAAATTTCCGCTCATCTACTCAAAGAGTGTATGACTGGTAAATACGATCTTACTTGTTTAAAATCTTCTAAAACACTTGCGGCTCTTGCTACTTGTAAGAAGTAA
- a CDS encoding RNA polymerase sigma factor, with protein sequence MASRKDFMETLYRESNGRIFDFLYKYTGNPETASDLMQDTFLNFFKKYSNSDLNKEQALKLLYTIARNRSINYAKKFSTVKESGTDDMGTYREEGQSFERKTELSDLESRLMDCLDDLEEGERYALVLKNIEKYTLADIADIMGISIATASRLVVKATGKLVEIAKNKQILPME encoded by the coding sequence ATGGCATCCCGAAAAGATTTTATGGAAACCCTGTATCGGGAATCCAACGGGAGAATTTTTGATTTCTTGTATAAGTATACCGGAAATCCAGAAACCGCCTCAGACCTAATGCAGGATACATTTCTTAATTTTTTTAAGAAGTATTCCAATTCCGACTTAAACAAAGAGCAAGCCCTAAAGCTGTTATACACGATCGCGAGAAATCGATCGATTAACTATGCTAAGAAGTTTTCTACGGTGAAAGAATCCGGAACGGACGACATGGGAACTTATAGAGAAGAAGGACAAAGTTTCGAAAGAAAAACGGAACTTTCCGACTTAGAATCTAGATTGATGGATTGTTTGGACGACTTGGAAGAAGGAGAAAGATACGCTTTAGTATTAAAGAATATAGAAAAATACACGTTGGCTGATATTGCAGATATTATGGGGATCTCGATTGCAACTGCATCTAGATTGGTTGTGAAAGCGACCGGAAAGCTCGTAGAGATCGCAAAAAATAAACAAATTCTGCCGATGGAATAA
- a CDS encoding patatin-like phospholipase family protein has protein sequence MKRALVLSGGGARGAYHAGVLKYLEEIGFKPDVVCGTSVGAITASALGCGMDAARIIDLWKSIEIQKVMKYSIWNDFLDLIFRRFSPLADTTPLKYLLYSQLDFRNMRKNPMEIIITAVNILTAELVFFGNKDIDIEHVMASSAIPLIFPWQYVDGKPHWDGGVMANVPILPAVERGAKEIVVVLLSPVGGVNMGLPRNRRDGLERVFELSLIGSFQTIMANLQYQKKQKDNKKKGFTKSLLSFSEPEKTDYKIRVIGPRTSLGFGSILNFSQVQADYLISRGYEDAKIQFGED, from the coding sequence ATGAAGCGGGCTTTGGTATTATCCGGTGGAGGCGCTCGAGGCGCATATCATGCCGGGGTCCTAAAATATTTAGAAGAAATCGGATTCAAACCGGATGTAGTCTGCGGAACTTCCGTGGGAGCGATCACCGCTTCCGCATTAGGTTGCGGAATGGATGCAGCAAGGATCATAGATCTTTGGAAATCCATCGAAATCCAAAAGGTAATGAAATATTCCATCTGGAATGATTTCCTGGACCTGATCTTTCGTAGATTTTCCCCGCTCGCAGATACAACCCCCTTAAAATATTTACTCTATTCTCAATTAGATTTTCGTAATATGCGAAAAAACCCAATGGAGATCATCATTACAGCAGTGAATATTCTGACTGCTGAACTCGTTTTTTTCGGAAATAAGGATATCGATATAGAACATGTGATGGCTTCTTCTGCCATACCTTTGATCTTTCCTTGGCAGTATGTGGATGGAAAACCTCATTGGGATGGGGGGGTGATGGCGAATGTTCCCATTCTTCCCGCAGTAGAAAGAGGCGCAAAAGAGATAGTGGTAGTATTGTTGTCTCCTGTGGGAGGAGTGAATATGGGCCTTCCACGGAACAGAAGGGACGGTCTTGAGAGGGTGTTTGAACTTTCTTTGATTGGGTCTTTCCAAACTATCATGGCGAATCTGCAATATCAAAAAAAACAAAAGGATAATAAGAAGAAGGGATTCACCAAATCATTATTATCCTTCTCCGAACCTGAAAAAACAGATTATAAGATCAGAGTGATCGGGCCGAGAACTTCTCTCGGTTTTGGAAGTATATTAAATTTCTCTCAAGTACAAGCGGATTATCTGATTAGCCGCGGATATGAAGATGCTAAAATCCAATTCGGGGAAGATTAA
- a CDS encoding DNA-methyltransferase, translating into MKDILVPETSHILYNSDSRKMDRLSSESVNLVLTSPPYPMVEMWDDLFKSWDKNTKTALSKNLGNEAFDAMHLQLDKVWAECFRVLKEGGILLVNIGDATRSIGGEFSLFSNHSRILQACRNFGFSSLPDILWRKQTNSPTKFMGSGMYPVGAYVTYEHEYILILRKGGLRKYSKSETEIRRSSAFFWEERNIWFSDVWDLKGERQIFKDVGASRERTAAFPLDFAYRLVNMFSIKGDTILDPFLGTGTTSLASLLASRNSIGYDVDEGILEIARKKLLSGVNVSSKLLQNRLQGHLDFISDRKKQKKEISHKNKHYGFPVITSQETELTFEVVDSLLENEHFSLKASYSRFNLQNSSKK; encoded by the coding sequence ATGAAGGATATACTCGTTCCGGAAACTTCTCATATATTATATAATTCCGATTCGAGAAAAATGGATAGGCTTTCGTCCGAAAGCGTTAACCTCGTATTAACCTCACCTCCTTATCCCATGGTAGAAATGTGGGATGATCTCTTCAAAAGTTGGGACAAAAATACTAAGACCGCTCTTTCCAAAAACTTGGGGAACGAAGCCTTCGATGCAATGCATTTGCAACTGGATAAGGTCTGGGCCGAATGCTTCCGTGTTTTGAAAGAAGGTGGGATCCTACTGGTAAATATCGGGGATGCCACTCGGAGCATAGGAGGGGAGTTCAGTTTATTTTCGAATCATTCGAGGATTTTACAGGCTTGTCGTAACTTCGGCTTTTCTTCGCTGCCAGATATTCTTTGGAGAAAGCAAACCAATTCCCCAACTAAGTTTATGGGTTCGGGAATGTATCCAGTAGGGGCCTACGTTACCTATGAGCATGAGTATATTTTGATCCTTCGTAAAGGGGGATTGAGAAAGTATTCCAAATCTGAGACGGAGATCCGACGAAGTAGTGCCTTTTTCTGGGAAGAAAGGAATATCTGGTTTTCAGATGTCTGGGATTTAAAGGGAGAAAGGCAGATTTTTAAGGATGTCGGAGCTTCGCGGGAAAGAACTGCGGCATTCCCTTTGGATTTTGCATATCGATTGGTGAATATGTTCTCGATAAAGGGGGATACAATTTTAGATCCGTTTTTAGGAACAGGAACTACATCGTTAGCTTCTCTTCTTGCGTCCAGAAATAGCATTGGATATGACGTAGATGAGGGGATTCTTGAAATTGCTAGGAAGAAACTTCTTAGTGGGGTGAATGTTTCGTCGAAGTTACTACAAAACAGATTGCAAGGTCATCTTGATTTCATTTCTGATAGGAAGAAGCAAAAGAAAGAGATTTCACATAAGAATAAACACTATGGATTTCCAGTAATCACTTCTCAAGAGACAGAATTGACCTTTGAGGTAGTAGATTCATTGCTCGAGAATGAACATTTTTCCTTGAAGGCTAGTTATTCCCGATTTAATCTGCAAAATTCTTCCAAAAAGTAA
- a CDS encoding GGDEF domain-containing protein: MKLRRYLSEDFSYSKSGEIRKLRTLDNDKSVRILSIFAFLISCILLAQNTLSPGTPSGGHLQLLYGLSFGSSALFSSLMLAVLALKDIKGKKLSYFAMIGYVGILTFTTTFATLVDQYHTSDYSAFCFGLLLLPLFLRASFVTYLAIISINVLFFSLGYSYIIERELSSAVATPIIAFSIASIGAAINVEGTRLKSNLLQLQLEESNKNLKELSHKDSLTGLFNRRHLMESLSTLLAASKRYDFPLSVLLLDLDHFKKANDSFGHQAGDKLLAAIGRLLSGLVRDCDVAARYGGEEFCVVLSNTNIEGAKFVAERIRARIETETFEEIPWTITVSIGVAARESDETPEDFLKAADKKLYESKAAGRNRVSA, from the coding sequence ATGAAACTCAGAAGATATCTTTCGGAAGACTTTTCTTATTCGAAATCAGGAGAAATCCGCAAACTTCGAACCTTAGATAATGACAAGTCTGTCAGGATCCTAAGTATTTTCGCTTTTCTGATCTCTTGCATTCTTTTAGCTCAGAATACGCTCTCTCCAGGAACACCTAGCGGTGGGCATCTTCAACTTCTATACGGTTTAAGTTTCGGAAGTTCTGCACTATTCTCCAGTTTGATGCTGGCTGTACTTGCCTTAAAGGACATAAAAGGTAAAAAACTTTCTTACTTCGCTATGATCGGCTATGTAGGAATTCTAACATTCACTACTACTTTCGCAACTTTGGTGGACCAATACCATACTTCTGATTATTCTGCTTTCTGCTTTGGATTACTTTTGCTCCCTCTATTTTTAAGAGCAAGTTTTGTGACCTATCTTGCTATTATTTCTATAAATGTTCTCTTCTTTTCATTAGGTTATTCTTATATTATAGAAAGAGAACTTAGCTCTGCAGTCGCAACTCCGATCATAGCATTTTCAATTGCGAGCATAGGAGCCGCAATAAATGTAGAAGGTACCAGATTAAAAAGTAACCTTCTCCAATTACAATTAGAAGAATCCAATAAAAATCTAAAAGAGTTATCTCATAAAGATTCGCTAACGGGCCTTTTTAATAGAAGACATCTAATGGAGTCATTAAGTACACTTCTGGCGGCTTCTAAAAGATATGATTTCCCTTTATCGGTCCTTCTACTAGATTTGGACCATTTCAAAAAGGCAAATGATTCTTTCGGGCACCAAGCCGGGGATAAATTGCTCGCCGCAATCGGAAGATTATTATCCGGACTCGTGAGAGATTGTGACGTAGCAGCTCGCTACGGCGGAGAAGAATTCTGCGTAGTACTTTCTAACACGAATATAGAAGGAGCAAAATTTGTGGCTGAAAGGATCCGAGCTCGAATCGAGACCGAAACTTTCGAAGAAATTCCTTGGACAATTACTGTAAGTATTGGTGTTGCTGCAAGAGAAAGTGATGAGACTCCAGAAGATTTCCTAAAAGCAGCAGATAAAAAATTATACGAATCAAAGGCCGCCGGAAGGAACAGAGTCTCTGCTTAA
- a CDS encoding DUF1564 family protein — protein MNSTVFQNEKLKRKAKIVKNPYPSTALIPERLWRKVPIDCKRNFPRYLRRLQEKYGLLLQSQKYMGRNPLRTSFQAKGQNLVRHSYRPKEENYQGLRNVALAHGVSMNCIIVLMIQWELLEVDERILSHFWRNRKPPTSRIIDIRRVLNLETREVQIILIGWPRKFTLERGSPNWR, from the coding sequence ATGAACTCTACCGTTTTCCAAAATGAGAAACTTAAACGAAAGGCAAAGATTGTTAAGAATCCATATCCTTCTACGGCACTGATTCCGGAACGGCTTTGGAGAAAAGTCCCTATTGATTGTAAACGAAACTTTCCTCGATACTTGAGGCGTTTGCAAGAGAAGTATGGTTTATTACTTCAGTCCCAGAAATATATGGGAAGAAATCCGCTCAGAACTTCTTTTCAGGCAAAAGGCCAAAATCTGGTTCGCCACAGTTATCGACCCAAAGAAGAAAATTACCAAGGGCTGAGAAACGTAGCACTTGCGCATGGTGTTTCGATGAATTGTATAATCGTATTAATGATTCAATGGGAATTGCTTGAAGTTGATGAAAGAATTCTTTCTCACTTTTGGCGAAATCGAAAACCGCCCACTTCAAGGATCATAGATATTCGTCGTGTTTTGAATTTAGAAACAAGAGAAGTTCAAATTATTTTAATAGGATGGCCCCGGAAATTCACCTTGGAGAGGGGATCCCCAAATTGGAGGTAG
- a CDS encoding sodium:solute symporter family protein, with protein MLGLFVILYIVVTILIGAFASRYVNSSQDYVLAGRRLPLVLASSALFATWFGSETLMGASSKFVDGGILAVIEDPFGAALCLFLVGIFFARPLYRMNILTFGDLYKNRFGRKVEFLSALFMIPSYFGWIAAQLVAMGIVIHSLFGFDIYVGILLASVVVLIYTYIGGMWAISITDFLQTILIIVGLLVLVWDLQDKAGGFETVISTAKPGFFSFFPPLETEAVLAYIAAWMTIGLGSIPQQDIFQRVMSSKSEKVAVYSSFLGGGMYLTVAFLPLLAGYFARRVYPEIAAGDNQMILPHVVLVHSTLFIQILFFGALLSAILSTASGAILAPASVLGENLIRPTLKNPSEKLLLRVMRSSVLIVTIVSTGMALSETNIYQLVADSSSISLVSLFVPLVAALFWKEANASGAVYAMFSGMIVWLGLKFFGPEWLPPTIPALGISFLGQYLGKYIKISLFESDLELSRDSVPSGGL; from the coding sequence TTGCTCGGCCTTTTCGTTATTCTATATATTGTTGTTACCATTCTGATAGGAGCATTTGCTTCAAGATACGTCAATAGTTCCCAAGACTATGTATTAGCAGGGAGAAGGCTTCCTCTTGTGCTTGCATCTTCTGCTTTATTTGCCACTTGGTTTGGATCGGAAACTTTGATGGGTGCTTCTTCCAAGTTTGTAGATGGAGGGATCTTGGCTGTGATCGAAGATCCTTTCGGAGCAGCACTTTGTCTTTTCCTAGTCGGTATATTTTTTGCTAGGCCATTGTATAGGATGAATATTCTCACCTTCGGTGACTTATACAAAAATCGTTTTGGCCGCAAGGTAGAATTTCTTTCTGCATTATTTATGATCCCTTCCTATTTCGGATGGATCGCGGCTCAATTAGTTGCGATGGGGATAGTTATCCATTCGCTATTCGGATTCGATATATATGTGGGGATACTTCTCGCATCTGTTGTAGTATTGATCTATACTTATATTGGAGGGATGTGGGCGATCTCCATTACGGATTTCTTACAGACTATATTGATCATAGTTGGGCTTTTGGTTTTGGTCTGGGATCTGCAAGATAAGGCGGGTGGATTCGAGACAGTTATATCGACTGCAAAGCCTGGATTTTTCTCCTTTTTCCCTCCTTTAGAAACAGAAGCGGTTCTTGCTTATATCGCAGCATGGATGACGATTGGGCTAGGCTCAATTCCTCAACAGGATATTTTCCAAAGAGTGATGTCTTCGAAATCTGAAAAGGTTGCAGTGTATTCTTCTTTTTTGGGCGGGGGAATGTATCTAACCGTTGCATTTCTTCCTTTGCTGGCTGGATATTTTGCAAGAAGAGTTTATCCTGAGATCGCAGCGGGCGATAATCAGATGATACTTCCTCATGTAGTACTCGTACATTCTACTTTATTTATACAGATCTTATTTTTTGGAGCATTACTTTCTGCGATCTTAAGTACTGCTTCCGGAGCGATATTGGCGCCTGCTTCTGTTTTAGGCGAAAATTTGATCCGTCCTACATTGAAAAATCCTTCTGAAAAATTGTTATTAAGAGTGATGCGTTCTTCCGTATTGATCGTAACAATTGTTTCTACTGGAATGGCCTTAAGCGAAACGAATATTTATCAGTTGGTTGCTGATTCTTCTTCCATTAGTTTAGTTTCTCTTTTTGTTCCTTTAGTCGCCGCTTTATTTTGGAAAGAAGCAAATGCAAGCGGAGCAGTTTATGCTATGTTTTCCGGAATGATAGTTTGGTTAGGTTTGAAATTTTTCGGACCAGAATGGCTGCCGCCTACAATCCCTGCTTTGGGGATCAGCTTTTTAGGGCAATATTTAGGAAAATATATTAAGATTTCTCTATTTGAATCGGATTTGGAATTAAGCAGAGACTCTGTTCCTTCCGGCGGCCTTTGA
- a CDS encoding MFS transporter: MESVASLPKTKIVRHELFLILLLASIQFTNIMDFMIMFPLQDYFLKQFQIDTAMFSLVLSSYSFAAAIAALIGANFIDRFNRKSAAIFLYVGFLIGTALCAVANTYSFLLIARVIAGIFGGMVSGVILSIIGDVFPIEKRGKAMGGVMGAFSAASVLGVPSGIRIAMSSGWNYTFAFIVVLGLPILVLAILYLPSLPSKMEKQKVADFSQLINVLSKRDHLVALAFFMSVILGGFTVVTSIAVFMERNMGFSKTQVSHIYEIGGICTFVSSWIVGFMSDKFGKHKVFLVLVLLALLPILAITHLPKDLPVYMALGVTTVFMVLVSGRVIPSMAMLTSAIRPEVRGSFMSVNSSLQSVATGIGALLAGAILVQLPNGTFERFDIVGYFAVGFNLLALYLSRKVKIVS; this comes from the coding sequence ATGGAATCCGTAGCTTCACTTCCTAAAACAAAAATAGTCCGTCATGAATTGTTCCTGATACTGCTTCTTGCGAGCATTCAGTTCACGAATATCATGGACTTTATGATCATGTTCCCGCTTCAGGATTATTTTTTGAAGCAGTTCCAGATCGATACTGCGATGTTTTCCTTAGTTCTTTCTTCTTATTCATTTGCTGCTGCAATCGCGGCTTTGATTGGAGCTAACTTTATAGATCGTTTTAATCGTAAGTCTGCTGCTATCTTTTTATATGTAGGGTTTTTGATAGGAACTGCCCTTTGTGCGGTCGCTAATACATATTCATTTCTTCTTATTGCGAGGGTGATTGCAGGGATTTTCGGTGGAATGGTAAGCGGAGTCATCCTTTCTATTATTGGTGATGTTTTCCCGATCGAAAAAAGAGGGAAGGCAATGGGTGGAGTGATGGGTGCTTTCTCCGCTGCTTCCGTTTTAGGAGTTCCTTCCGGTATCCGAATTGCTATGAGTTCCGGTTGGAATTATACATTTGCGTTTATCGTAGTTTTAGGGCTTCCGATCCTGGTTCTTGCCATTCTATATTTGCCCAGTCTGCCTTCTAAAATGGAAAAGCAGAAGGTAGCGGATTTCAGCCAACTAATCAATGTGCTTTCTAAGAGGGACCACTTGGTGGCTCTCGCGTTTTTTATGAGTGTGATTTTGGGTGGGTTTACTGTCGTAACTTCGATAGCAGTTTTTATGGAGAGGAATATGGGCTTCTCTAAGACCCAAGTCAGCCATATCTATGAGATTGGAGGGATTTGTACTTTCGTTTCTTCCTGGATCGTCGGGTTCATGTCTGATAAGTTCGGAAAACATAAGGTTTTTCTTGTTCTAGTTCTTCTCGCTTTGCTTCCTATCCTTGCAATTACCCATTTGCCTAAGGACCTTCCGGTGTACATGGCTCTAGGAGTTACGACAGTTTTTATGGTACTAGTATCTGGTCGGGTCATTCCTTCTATGGCGATGTTAACTTCTGCCATTCGACCTGAGGTCAGGGGAAGTTTCATGTCTGTGAATTCAAGCTTGCAGAGTGTTGCAACAGGTATTGGAGCTCTTCTTGCAGGAGCGATCCTGGTCCAGCTGCCGAATGGAACTTTCGAAAGATTTGATATAGTAGGTTACTTCGCGGTTGGTTTTAATCTTCTTGCTCTCTATCTATCCAGAAAGGTGAAAATAGTTTCCTAA
- a CDS encoding FecR family protein: MKYQALISTFFILSIMIASPSALYAEEEIAIVLFVAGDASGIQDGKKVSLKKNSILKKQDELETKEGKVDLQIGPSVVVRIAAFTKVKIAELSSDKKANKSKLELVSGKVFARVDKGSKKEDFTITAPSYNAGVRGTQFVVCEESEAQRKENPDNEDSDVPNGIFVKEGEVGVTTENGKNFPLKRDEEAVVSPQGLLKQPLEEFMREKMKILDGFKKIIEENYKILRDQKLQNQELLNQTKQDI, translated from the coding sequence ATGAAATACCAAGCACTTATATCCACATTCTTCATTTTATCTATTATGATTGCTTCACCTTCTGCTTTATATGCAGAAGAAGAGATCGCGATCGTACTTTTCGTCGCGGGCGACGCGTCTGGAATCCAGGATGGGAAGAAAGTGAGCCTCAAAAAGAATTCGATCCTAAAAAAACAGGACGAACTTGAAACGAAAGAGGGAAAAGTAGATCTTCAAATTGGTCCGTCAGTCGTTGTTCGTATTGCAGCTTTCACAAAAGTCAAGATTGCCGAGCTGAGTTCTGACAAAAAGGCGAATAAATCAAAATTGGAACTCGTTTCCGGCAAAGTATTTGCTCGAGTGGATAAAGGATCTAAGAAAGAAGATTTTACGATCACTGCCCCATCTTACAATGCAGGTGTCCGAGGAACGCAATTTGTAGTTTGTGAAGAAAGTGAGGCTCAACGTAAGGAAAATCCTGATAATGAAGATTCCGATGTTCCAAATGGGATTTTTGTGAAAGAAGGAGAAGTCGGAGTTACTACAGAAAATGGAAAAAACTTTCCATTAAAACGAGATGAAGAAGCTGTCGTATCTCCTCAAGGCTTACTGAAGCAACCTTTAGAGGAATTTATGCGTGAGAAAATGAAGATCTTAGATGGCTTTAAAAAGATCATAGAGGAGAATTATAAGATTCTCCGAGATCAGAAGCTTCAAAACCAGGAACTATTAAATCAAACTAAACAGGATATATAA
- a CDS encoding glycoside hydrolase family 5 protein, with amino-acid sequence MLEIKVEDGNFIDSEGYILQLRGVNLSGSSKLPFKPDGTTHFDQSLTFHDHRKVSFVGRPLEEKEAAEHLDRLKKWGFNFLRFLVTWEAVEHLGPGKYDQAYLDYIERMVALADKKGFYVFIDPHQDVWSRFTGGDGAPGWTLEEVGMNIENIKDSDTAIVHHFQGRNYKRMSWPLNYQKYACATMFSLFFGGKTFAPKLSIHGKNVETFLQDHYIEAMCRIAKKVAKYKNVLGFDSLNEPSPGWIGKKNIGEFSGLGFGKVLTTSPFQEMFLSEGRTVRANNAYMLGFTGFNLGKTKINTKSVPLWQEGKHCIWRQHGVWDYDPNGAPMLLRPDYFNKYRGRKIEFYPEFMLPFIKRFKTRIQSVQKKFSIFVESDPGSLELDWDEKPKKGEGTVINATHWYDVSVLMFKRFIPWFGVHIFKQIPIFGKKNVEKAYEDTIRMIKEVSIKKMNNCPTVIGETGIPMDMNGRLAFRTKSYSHLEASLDRIITSIEKNFVHYTLWNYTPDNTHSLGDRWNEEDLSLYSLDTPKSIDEDGGRAVRAFSRPYPVRTKGNPEAISFNMKKSMFKYSFRKEGDEIPVTEIFLPEIHYGKGFDVLVNAGTWKYDSKKRILTFKGEKSVSYYGITIFPTKK; translated from the coding sequence ATGCTGGAAATCAAGGTAGAAGACGGGAATTTTATAGATTCAGAAGGATATATTCTCCAGTTGAGAGGAGTGAATCTTTCAGGAAGTTCCAAACTTCCATTCAAACCGGATGGAACTACACATTTTGATCAGTCCTTAACATTTCACGATCATAGAAAAGTTTCCTTTGTTGGAAGACCTTTAGAAGAGAAAGAAGCCGCAGAACATTTGGATCGTTTGAAGAAGTGGGGATTTAATTTTCTACGCTTTCTTGTAACTTGGGAAGCAGTGGAACATTTAGGTCCGGGAAAATACGACCAAGCATATTTAGATTATATTGAAAGAATGGTGGCACTCGCCGACAAAAAAGGGTTCTACGTTTTTATAGATCCTCACCAAGATGTTTGGTCCAGATTCACTGGAGGAGATGGTGCTCCCGGTTGGACTTTGGAAGAAGTCGGAATGAATATTGAGAATATTAAAGATTCCGATACTGCAATCGTTCATCATTTTCAAGGCAGGAATTATAAAAGAATGTCCTGGCCTTTAAACTACCAAAAGTATGCCTGCGCTACTATGTTCTCTCTATTCTTCGGAGGAAAAACATTCGCACCTAAATTATCTATTCATGGAAAGAATGTAGAAACCTTTTTACAAGATCATTATATAGAAGCGATGTGTCGAATAGCGAAGAAGGTTGCGAAATACAAAAACGTATTAGGATTTGATTCTTTAAATGAACCTTCTCCTGGATGGATAGGTAAAAAAAATATAGGAGAGTTTTCTGGACTTGGTTTCGGGAAAGTCCTGACTACTTCTCCTTTCCAAGAAATGTTTTTGTCCGAGGGAAGAACGGTAAGAGCAAATAATGCTTATATGCTCGGGTTTACCGGATTCAATTTAGGAAAAACTAAAATAAATACAAAGTCAGTTCCTCTTTGGCAGGAAGGAAAACATTGTATTTGGAGACAACATGGAGTTTGGGATTACGATCCGAATGGCGCTCCAATGCTACTTCGCCCAGATTATTTTAATAAGTATAGAGGAAGAAAAATAGAATTCTATCCTGAATTCATGCTTCCTTTTATCAAAAGATTCAAAACTAGAATTCAATCAGTTCAGAAAAAATTCTCCATCTTTGTAGAATCCGATCCAGGAAGTTTAGAATTGGATTGGGACGAAAAACCAAAAAAGGGAGAAGGAACAGTAATCAACGCGACTCATTGGTATGATGTTTCCGTTTTGATGTTCAAACGTTTTATCCCTTGGTTCGGAGTGCATATCTTCAAGCAGATCCCAATATTCGGAAAGAAGAATGTGGAGAAGGCTTACGAAGATACGATCAGAATGATCAAAGAAGTTTCTATCAAGAAGATGAATAATTGTCCTACAGTGATCGGAGAAACCGGGATCCCAATGGACATGAATGGACGTTTAGCTTTCCGAACAAAAAGTTATTCTCACTTAGAAGCTTCTCTAGATCGTATCATAACTTCTATAGAAAAAAACTTCGTACATTATACACTTTGGAATTACACTCCTGATAATACTCACAGTTTAGGAGATAGATGGAATGAAGAAGATCTTTCTCTCTATTCTTTGGACACTCCTAAAAGTATAGATGAAGATGGGGGAAGGGCAGTCAGAGCATTCTCCAGACCTTATCCAGTCCGGACCAAAGGAAATCCAGAAGCGATCAGTTTTAATATGAAAAAATCCATGTTCAAATACTCCTTCAGAAAAGAAGGAGATGAAATTCCAGTAACAGAGATCTTTCTTCCCGAAATACATTACGGAAAAGGATTCGATGTTCTAGTCAACGCGGGAACTTGGAAGTATGATTCTAAAAAACGAATACTGACCTTCAAGGGAGAAAAGTCCGTTTCTTATTACGGCATAACTATTTTCCCGACTAAAAAATAA